The following nucleotide sequence is from Chaetodon auriga isolate fChaAug3 chromosome 19, fChaAug3.hap1, whole genome shotgun sequence.
GGTGTTATTTCAATTATATGTTTAAGCATCCAGGTCATTGTAGGTGGTGTTGTCCTGAGCTGCATTTTATTCAGAGCTGTTCCTAATATTCTGACCCTTTCATGTATGTAAATACAGAGgacaaaaaatagaaacaccTCTGTAGTTCAGGACAACACCACCTTTAATGATGACCTCAGTAATCATCATATAATctaatttacacatttctgaccGAGCTGAACCATCACTGTGTTCTAACAACTGTTAAAAATATGACTTCAGTTTAGTCATGATGTACAAGCAGCTGTCCTAAAAGTGTTAGGGAGAGTGGATACCATTCAACATgcctcagctgttttcagtaacaGGTCTTCTCTCCCAGACTTGGTCCCAGTACAGGTCAGGTCAGGTTGCAGGTCAGCTCTTTAACAGAGAAATATATGAAGTAATCAGCTGTCTGCAGTTACACTTCTTCTTTCTGTGATCATTCACATTTATGCTGCCGATCTCAGCACTGATGACCGTCACTGAGACATCATCTAACAAGCaatgtgtgaaggacaacattgcTTGATACAGACTAGTCACATTATCTTgttcagctaatgttagctaccATTCATTGCAATCAGGTGCACTGATCCAGTCACAACTGAATGTTCAACTAATAACTGACCTAAGGACAATAACTGATCAGAGGTAAATGTTGGCCAGCTGAAATCTGCTTATGGCAGCCAGTGAAGTGTTGTTCACATTTGCTAACTGCAATTAGAGCTGAACTAATATTAGCTGTTAACAAAACCATTGACTGGGTCAGCTAATGCATTCAATTGTCaaaaatgcagtcatttcatgCAGTTGTGCATGAAAGTATAGTATCTCAAATCCCTACTTGGACTTTGttcagttattattatttaagtttgttgttttgttttttgtcttttacagtGAAAGAATATAAGCACATCAGATGAGACACACGCTGAAATGAAGCTAATAACACAGACCTCAGCATAGTTGTGGTGTccagtacacaaacacaaagggctctgttttcatgttgtgcAGGGCACTCTACAGTGACCAACTACAGAACTGGTATTTTCCTGAGGCACACTGAGGTCATCAACATCAGCCTGATGAGGGGACCATCCTGTAATACACTGATGAACTTCTCCCAGCGGATAAGGACAATTCATGAAAAGGTGGAGGTGTCCCAGCTGTTCGATGATTTGATGGTTTGAAATTACCTCTAattaaaaaaggacaaaagttGTGCGAAAGATTTGCAAATATGAagataaataatacatttctgattcaaaaaatacaacacagctGCGAGCGTCAGCATTTTattgaacaaagaaaaaggaccATTGGCCCCATGTCCAGCCTTACTGTAGGTTTGATCCAGACAAAATGCTGGTTTCCAATCAAAACAACTCACAATTACCATcattcacacttcacacaccaCAGTATTTACAGAATTTAAGACCCACGCTACTTTCAATGAAGTTGGAGCTCTGAGATTTTGTGTAACATGTTTTGCTGCCACGGTGggaaaaaagagtgaaaagaaTCTCCAAACGTCTTtactgcagaaacagaaagtggACTGAAACACCTGTCAGACAATTACTGCTGGCACAGAACGCCATGATGAGGACTCAAACAATGACAAAGCAGCCTGAGAGAATCATTGTGACTGCTTCAAGAGCCTGAGAGGAGAGTGTCCTGACCTGATGGGCTTATTTTAGGTTTCACTTTAATAagagaaaaacttgtttttaagagTCACTTATCCAAAAATAGCTGTTGGAAAAAAGGGGGGGTGTTCTTATCAGCAGGGTTCATAATTTGGGCCAATATGGTACAACAGGAGAGATAAAAGTGAAATCAGTCCACTGAGACACTGACGAACTCCAAGATTCAGTTCTCACTTTGCAGTAGGTCATCAGGATCTACTATCTACTGGACCCCTATGAAATTCTACAGAGAGAGGGGTGAGGGGTAATATCAAGTACATCTATTGAACATGACACTGACATAACCCTTCAGCTAAACAGATCCCAGTTAACACAGCCCACTGCCTACAAGAGGAGAGAACATAGCAACTGGTCTACACACTGAACACTCTTTGTAGCAGGGATTCACTGAGCAATTCCAAAACCCTTGGACAAATGTGATCTTTTAAGTTATTCTCAGAAGCTGTAAGAAGTTGGAAGTTTGTAGAAAAATTTGACAATCCTGGTGAAATTGCTGCATTCtatgtgctgctttcagcaaAGTAATTCCCAGTCTTCTCAGTGTTTTCCACCCGTCCACTCAGCCGTGCCGACATAGGGTGgctttgaaacacagcagctgatttctAGTGAACTACTAAATAAATCTTGAGAAACTGTCTTTTTAACAAATATAACTTTTGTAAGAGTGAATGTCAGCTGTTCAGAAGCCATCATTAGAGAAAGGAGGaatgattttttgtttgtttgtagggCCACCAGCGGCTTGAGCATCCAGGATCTTTTCCCATACTTCAACCCACAGCAGTCACTCTAACATCCCGAGGTCAGTCCACTTTCTTTGGCTTGTGATTCTTCCACATGATAACTGCAGTGAAGGCCCCTGTTGAGAAGATAAGAATGGTATTACCTTTTCTCACACCTCACTTAATTTTATACGAAGAGAGATCAGAGAACCCCTCTGATCTGCAGAGTCCATCTTGCATCTCGCAACACTTGACTGTGGGCTTTGTTTTAGAATGAGTCTACTCACCTACACAGAGGAGCAGTATTATTGCTGCAACACCAGGCAGAATGACGGAGTACTCCCGAGGAAGAAAATACTTGTGCAGTACATGATCACTATCGACGAAAGGCTGGAAAATAAAGCAATGTGCCCCGAGAGGCCACCGtttacagctgaggctgaatacaataaacacacagcaacagaaaagGCGATAACTTAGTTAGAACAAATAATCATTCTTCAGCCAAACAAAGTAGTTCTTCAGTGACATTTAGCAGAATGGTTGCCAAGCAACACAAAGAGTGCTAAGCAGGGTGATTATTAACCATTATCTTAATATTGCCATTAATTGTGTGATTGCTGAAGCAGCATCTTCTCTCACTGTAGTTTGGGTGACAGTCAGTAAAGCATTTTGGTGATTGTTTTAAAATATCTTTCAAAGGACACCAGATCTGAAAATAGCAAATGGACCATATAGTCTATATAGTTTAGATTTACTGATTAGATTAGACTGATTAGATGTAGTTTACATAGTTTAACAGTCACagctttgtttcagctcttcaaTTTCTTTCTGAATAATTTCAGCATGTCTCCTTTCTGTTttatcttcctcctcatcctgtcATCTCTTTCCAAACTACAACAtcatacatttcattttttaagatTTCTTTCTTCTTGCATGTAAGAATAATATTTTGTGAGACGGTAAAAGCATACAGGTGGCTGGCTTTCAAATGATCTATTTAAGAAATGGCCGCAGGGGTAAAAATCTATCCACTTGATATTTATTTTGAGAGAATAAATCATGCACTATTTCACCACCACTCAAGCAGCCAAACTGCACTGTCAGCGCACGGTATCTGTGAAACTGACGTGAAGTTCAAACCTGTTCGAACAAGCCTTTCGTTGAAATGAGGATCTCTAATTTGGATTTGAGGGAGACAAACAGAACCTACCAGGATGATGACCCAGACAGAGTAGTATGTAAACAGCAGGAGGCTGAAGACAACAAGACTCATACCAGCTGCTTGATCCACTCCTGTagcctgaaaacaaagaaacatccACAGAGCTGAAGGCACTCAGGATCAAACTGTCCCAGTAAATGTCACATGACATTGCATATTTTTGCATTCTCAATTTATATAATTCTTGTCTTTATGTTTCTTTAACCATTTAACCTTCTTGTTTCCCTGTGCTGTATCACCAAGTCCAATCCTCTTCACATTGTACACTTGACAAATAAAGTGATTCTGTCTTCCTCTCGGTGACACTTGACATGGATTTCTTTGTAAAATTTAACCTCTATTTAGACAACTTAAtcccactgagacacacaggcTCATTCTCAAGACAGACCTGATGACACTTGAAGGCCACAGAAGGAATCTAAAGTAGCTTTTTTCATATCTGAACTTCAGTAATAGTGTATTTAGGTGACTCTGGAAGCCAATCAACGGGCACCAATTAACAATGCATAGAACATTCATTATTCTGTCACAGCTCTCATTCATGTAGAGAGCCATGCCACACTCCATTCAAGTAGCTGAAAGGTAACAGCTGATTTGTCTATAAACACACGCACGTCGACGCCAGATACATGTAGCTTAAGAATCATCAATGTCCCCTTGTTTAAATCGACATGGAAAATGTGTATAAGCCTTTAAACACATATGACTGGCATAGGGATATCTGCGGGGTAATCTGTTCTGAAGTTGAGAGAAGCGTAAAGGTTTTCAGTAGTTATTTATGGGGTTTGCACATTTGCAAGTCAGTACTAAATTGGCTGTACACTTATGACGTAGACGAAAAGCTGATTATAATAGTCGATCTTAGGACAACTACGAAGCCATAAGGTAACATTAATGTCTCCAACATGTTCCTCATAACCGTGAGGATTAGCTGCAGTAACTAAATGCTAGCTGCTAGCATCACCATGGGGCGAGACTGTCCAAAGTTTTCCGTCTGCTCTTTTAGAGTTACAACTAATTACCGATATCTGAGTTAAAGCTTCAAAGAGCTGCTTTTAATGTACTGTTATTGGCTTAGTTTTCTTACCATTTCTGACAGGTATGCCCGCTGTTTGCTGACGtttcctgttgttgttcttcttcctgttgaaaaatcctgctgacaaagtctctgctgccccctgctggtcgaCACGCAGAGCACAGTTTAAAATAATGACGCTCATGGCAACTTCATGTACCACGTACATAATGTATTTATGTACACCCAAACTATGCATGATTAAGTAACTACCATTCATATTCAGCTATCTGTAAATTAAAATTaaactttttttccattctgcTGTACATTTCCTAATATATTTACAATGTCATAAACTACATGCAAACAACCTGTTGGGCTCAGAGTGACACATCCAAATACATGTGAATTAAGTTTACTATGtatatattacattttaaagcagcagggtgtagtgtatgtgtatgcacCTTTTTGCTACACTGGGGCAGTTTGTAGCGTAAGCTCTGAGCTATTGGAGATTCTCAAATGAGGGTTTGTTTAATGGATGTACATCTTTCATCTAATAATACAGAAATGTAGTGATCATATttattgtactgtatattaATTATTATGACAACTGCAATTATTACATTTGTAAGAAACAACATTATCATGAAAGCTGCAAACCATCATAACCCACGTTGTGCACTAACATTGCCTCTATGCTGGTtaaataatacttttttttttctaaccagATATCACATAAAATCATTATCACCATCACATATGTCCATCATACGTTATATTATTTCATTAAACTACATTAATTTTGAGCAAGACAGTTCACTTTTGACCAtggaaacagtttgaaaaaCTTACTCAAGATCCTTTTAGTAAAGACAGTAAGTGAAGCACTTTTAAATCAACCCTTACTGTATGTAGCACACAGTAGGAGAAAAGTCACCTCAGATATGTATGATCTGCCACATTTTGTGTAATTAACCCActattttattctattattgTTTACATGATTATGATTCAGTTTAATATGTCAACAGGCACATTAATGTGTGGTGCATCAGCACCAGCCATGTGTACTAGATAAATAAATGAGTCCACACTAAATAAGGAATGATGATGATTCCAGGCTTTACCACTTTATTTGGTAGGAATGTTTATGCAAATCATGATTCACATCACACTGGCACTGCTTACATACAGTTATTAACAGCACAGATCATCTCAATGCTTAATGTGACTTTTACATGCATTTTCTCCATTTGAATACAGGGAGAgaaatatttgtatttgaagACAAAATacattctggaaaaaaaaaaaaaaaaaagatcagtacattctggaaaaaaaaaaaaaaaaagatcagtttTAAATTTTTAAATTCACAATTTGACTTTGGAAGACAACAAAAGTATACCAAAAATGTAGACAGAATGGTGTTTATTTAGCATATTAATGTGAGAGAAGGGTTTTATATGCATTTATTATAATTCTACTAATTTGGCAAGAATATATCCAATTTGCTGAGCTTTATCTAAACTGAGTAAATTACAAAAGTTAAAATAGTTTCTGTATTATCTTCACCAAAACCTCCTTCCTTTGCAAACAAAATCAGTATTACAGCTACAAATGTAACATAATTGCAATCTAATTATGCAGtgattctgtttcatttcaaattaccaggaaagaaaaaaagcctttcaatgaatgagaaaaaataataataattatgtaaATATAATTAATAAGGCCACAGGTTACACTAAAGCAAGAATttatagaagaaaaaaaaaaaaatcacagtacCAAACAATTCACCAACACAGCAGTTCCCTTTACTGTATGTATTCTCTAATGACCACACctttcattttaaagaacaACTGTTTATCCTTTCAGTCCCATCCAACCATACACTATTAGCTTTTACATACAAATCTGTAGACCAGCCTGCTGgtctgaaaataaaagaaaaatcaacTGGAGGGTTACATGTGTAACCGTGGTTCTCTGAGTGGAACCCCACACATTCCATATGTACATGGACTGACCACATGTACATAGACACTGCTGAGAACTATATTCATAATTATGAAGAGATAAATATATGCTATTGGAAGCGACGgagaaaacagcacattaaTTTAAAGATAAAGAAATGATACAGACATGGTACTCTATATacattctttgtttttgtgctttaggagatgctgctgtggctggagcCCTACATGACGCTAGACAGCATCTGAAAAGTTCTCCTCTGCATAACTACAGGTTCACCAGTACCTCTGTACAACTGTCTTACACAGTATTTACCCAGATTAACCAGGGCTTGATGGACCACAAAGGAAGCTTTCCAGTATCTGATATACATCCTATCACATCTCTCAAACATGCATGGCCTGCATGCATGTTCAGTAGTGGAACATtcacacatactgcacagtATCAACAaagacattaacacacacacactgcagatacacaaacacacacatgaatccTGAGGGGTGAGGATCTATTGTATATTGTCAGTCCGGGTACAACAGgggctttgtgctgctgcagctgtaggACAGACCTCACCACAGAATCACTGTTACAGTAGCTCTAAAGTGACAGGAACAGAGTTCACACAAGCTGTTCAACTATGATACTGAAAATAGGAATTTCTTGTTAATCTATGAGTTAAAGTTACAGTATATTGCAGCACCCTCACAGAACAAAAACTGTCAATCCCTCCCTACAAAGTGCAATGAGTTCTGGCTGAAGTTAGTGTACTTGGTGCAGTCAGTGTGCCGGCAGAATGTAGGCAGGGAAGCAGTGAGTAGGAGGCCAGTGTTCTTGTCAGGTCTGTTAATCTGAGCCTCTCAATGACAGTTTGCAATGAAGTTGGCTGACTGACTTAAATATCCTGAATTTATTTGGTCCAGCAGCAGTCAACTGATGATCAATCAGTGATGAATGTGCCAATCAGATCCTCCAAAGTGGCACAAGCTGTGATTCCAAAGTGAATTAACAGCCACATCAATCTTAAAATATATGCGGTCTTAAAGCTACGCTCATCATGTTTTAAGTATTGACAATGGATCCAACAATTACAAGCCCAATTCCTACAACAGGTGGAACATTTTGTAAAACGTAtatataaaacagaatgcaatgcaatgatttgcaaattcTTTTCAAGCAATATTCAGTTGagtacagtacaaagacaagacaTTTCTGGATGTTGTTAATATGTAGTTTTTGCTTTGCTCTTTCTTGTacagcactttgagctgcaattactgcatgaaaagtgctatacaaataaactttattattatttgcatgGTTGAGTCTCAATATGCATGTTCCAAACAGGAGcattttggagcattccacaacgAGAATGAGTGTACATTTGCAAAAAATAGATCAGTTTGAACATAATTTGTTCTATATTCAACTGAATATAGGACAAAAGGGATCATTGTCTGGGTTTTCCAGGGCACAGACCCTACTCcccatttccagcagcagcaattTCAGATATAgagctaaaacaaaacaaaaaaaaggcaagtACATCACCTTAAAACCTCACAATCTTGATTAGTTTACAAGAGCATTCAAATTCAAGGAGTGAATAAGTATTTAGTAAGTGCAGAGAATAGATGAATGCTACATATGGCCAGCCATATGAACACAGGCTTTGTGCTGTCTCCTATGAGCAGCATTTGAGTCACCAAACTACATTTTTCCTCTAACTAAAgtactgaaatgaaatgtggaaaagaacaaagaaacttAAACACAGAACATGTCATATGTCATTTGAGACACCTGTGCTTATTGCCATTTCCTAGGAGTGGTTTCTAACAATTCTCGCCAAAGaacacacatgtgcaaaatAGTATAATAAGTACATATACACAGTGATAAAATAGAatcaaaatataataaaagGATAAAAGCTACTGTTTCAGTTCCAGGCTGATTTTGACGGTGTCTGTCTAAAGGACATCAGCCCTCAAGAAGAGCCTTTGATGCCTCTTGTGCTGCCTTCAGTGGCCCTTATCAactcagaaaatcagaaaatcataacaggaaaaaaatcaaatttacCAGTTTGACTTGACTTTGTCTGGTTATCAGTCAGTGGTAAATCCATCTCATAAACTGAACCAGTGGAAAAAAGCTGCTGTGGGATGGAAATAAAGGACACCAAACATAAAGTTCCTGTTTCTTACCTGTATTTACACCTTATGATAGTTATATGGGT
It contains:
- the dpm2 gene encoding dolichol phosphate-mannose biosynthesis regulatory protein, whose product is MATGVDQAAGMSLVVFSLLLFTYYSVWVIILPFVDSDHVLHKYFLPREYSVILPGVAAIILLLCVGAFTAVIMWKNHKPKKVD